The following coding sequences are from one Achromobacter sp. B7 window:
- a CDS encoding ankyrin repeat domain-containing protein produces MATIKHWRACFVLALSTLGAVGAIGAASGEARAAVDPTAQLREAAALGQAARVRELLDQGVPPDGRDAQGNTALLRATQGNHVEAARVLIEAGADVNAQNGMQDSAYLLAGAQGYREILELTLRHGADLQSTNRYGGTALIPACERGHVEVVRTLLQAGAKPDHVNRLGWTGLLEAIILGDGGPRHQAIVAMLIGAGADVNLADREGVTPLRHARQKGQAEIIAQLERAGAR; encoded by the coding sequence ATGGCAACGATCAAACACTGGCGGGCCTGTTTCGTATTGGCGCTAAGCACGTTGGGCGCCGTTGGGGCAATCGGCGCGGCCAGCGGCGAGGCGCGCGCCGCAGTGGACCCGACGGCGCAATTGCGCGAGGCCGCCGCCTTGGGCCAGGCAGCGCGCGTGCGGGAATTGCTGGACCAAGGCGTGCCGCCGGACGGGCGCGACGCGCAAGGCAACACGGCGTTGCTGCGCGCCACGCAGGGCAACCACGTGGAGGCGGCGCGCGTGCTGATCGAAGCCGGCGCGGACGTGAACGCGCAAAACGGCATGCAGGACAGCGCCTACCTGCTGGCGGGCGCGCAAGGCTATCGGGAAATTCTTGAACTGACTTTGCGCCACGGCGCGGACTTGCAAAGCACCAACCGCTACGGCGGCACCGCGTTGATTCCCGCCTGCGAACGCGGCCATGTGGAAGTGGTCAGGACGCTGCTACAAGCGGGCGCCAAGCCCGATCACGTCAATCGGCTGGGATGGACGGGCCTGCTGGAAGCCATCATTCTGGGTGACGGCGGCCCCCGGCATCAGGCGATCGTGGCCATGCTGATCGGGGCGGGCGCCGACGTGAACCTGGCGGATCGGGAGGGCGTGACGCCGTTGCGGCACGCGCGTCAGAAAGGGCAGGCTGAAATCATTGCCCAGTTGGAACGCGCGGGGGCGCGATAG
- a CDS encoding ParB/Srx family N-terminal domain-containing protein produces the protein MTLDFASRLPLKPLARLLAVALLPLALAACNGSDDNDDAPASPIVSAPPAVDPAPVVDPTPDPDVPARNTAYLNAKAGDVIQVTIDALRPTQAAIGYDQIYYKLGRWQGDFNRSWAGDDARQLDYLDRTVGKKFDDYCEDMGGVERAEKFADLAAARAARLDQPATFACQDAPGTHPENLKTVVVGWDGNLYLTDGHHTFSSLREIFDGGPKLPVWVKVDANYSSLPTAAAFWQRMVDERRAWLRDGQNQPITVDQLPSRLGLASADEAGGMQEDRYRSLVYFTRDIAYQNGNLPEFAEFLWGDWLRRQVAAGQLPALEQYKMAAPATPAQILAVSTLSSTLVPGGANDSYAAAVRDASLKMGALADTDIVFDDRQAQTLGRIPLAANVAAGVSIKSQRDTLEELPRVDVKTDGSPRNAGKLWFAVNYRNCGKPAAGTCWGW, from the coding sequence ATGACCCTCGACTTCGCTTCCCGCCTGCCCCTGAAACCTCTTGCGCGCCTGCTGGCCGTGGCATTGCTGCCGCTGGCCCTGGCCGCCTGCAACGGCAGCGACGACAACGACGACGCGCCCGCCTCGCCCATCGTCAGCGCGCCGCCCGCTGTCGACCCGGCGCCCGTCGTCGACCCCACCCCGGACCCCGACGTCCCCGCGCGCAACACCGCCTACCTGAACGCCAAGGCCGGCGACGTCATCCAGGTCACCATCGACGCCCTGCGCCCTACGCAGGCTGCCATCGGCTACGACCAGATCTACTACAAGCTGGGCCGTTGGCAAGGCGACTTCAACCGCTCGTGGGCCGGCGACGACGCCCGCCAGCTGGACTACCTGGATCGCACCGTCGGCAAAAAGTTCGACGACTACTGCGAGGACATGGGCGGTGTGGAACGCGCCGAAAAATTTGCCGACCTGGCTGCGGCCCGCGCCGCGCGGCTGGATCAGCCCGCCACTTTCGCGTGCCAGGACGCGCCGGGCACGCATCCGGAAAACCTGAAAACCGTGGTGGTGGGCTGGGACGGCAACCTGTACCTGACCGACGGCCATCACACGTTCTCGTCATTGCGCGAGATATTCGATGGCGGCCCGAAGCTGCCGGTCTGGGTCAAGGTGGATGCCAACTACAGCAGCCTGCCGACCGCCGCCGCATTCTGGCAACGCATGGTCGACGAACGCCGGGCGTGGCTGCGCGATGGCCAGAACCAGCCCATCACCGTCGACCAATTACCCAGCCGCCTGGGTCTGGCCAGCGCCGACGAAGCCGGCGGCATGCAGGAAGACCGCTATCGCTCGCTGGTGTACTTCACCCGCGACATCGCCTACCAGAACGGCAACCTGCCCGAGTTCGCGGAATTTCTGTGGGGCGACTGGCTGCGTCGCCAGGTAGCGGCCGGGCAACTGCCAGCCTTGGAGCAATACAAGATGGCCGCGCCCGCCACGCCCGCGCAGATCCTGGCGGTCAGCACGCTGAGTTCGACGCTGGTTCCCGGCGGCGCCAACGACAGCTATGCCGCCGCCGTTCGCGACGCCTCGTTGAAAATGGGCGCGCTGGCCGACACCGATATTGTGTTCGACGACCGGCAAGCGCAGACGCTGGGGCGCATCCCCTTGGCCGCCAACGTGGCCGCGGGCGTCTCCATCAAGAGCCAACGCGACACGCTGGAAGAACTGCCGCGCGTAGACGTCAAGACCGACGGCTCGCCGCGCAACGCCGGCAAGCTGTGGTTTGCGGTGAATTACCGCAATTGCGGCAAACCGGCGGCCGGCACGTGCTGGGGCTGGTAG
- the gvpU gene encoding gas vesicle accessory protein GvpU produces the protein MSNEPTTSANTAPHADAFLQFLVNLVNNGGQLESIGVTLQMGGMLVSGSIVSGAEYFDRFAASFTGSLDMLDADARDAVHRSLAELGDVFRVPQPADPLPNYIHLTDALFFTADGTPIAGQPTLWRGRTSSVDGFILGRLQSETGN, from the coding sequence ATGTCCAACGAGCCCACCACCAGCGCCAACACGGCCCCCCACGCCGACGCCTTCCTGCAATTTTTGGTCAACCTGGTCAACAACGGCGGCCAGCTTGAAAGCATTGGTGTGACGCTGCAAATGGGCGGCATGCTGGTGTCGGGGTCCATTGTGTCGGGCGCGGAATATTTCGACCGGTTCGCCGCCAGCTTCACGGGTTCGCTCGACATGCTGGATGCCGACGCCCGTGATGCGGTGCACCGGTCGCTGGCTGAACTGGGGGATGTGTTCCGCGTGCCGCAGCCGGCCGACCCGCTGCCCAACTACATCCACCTGACCGACGCGCTGTTCTTCACGGCCGACGGCACGCCCATTGCAGGGCAGCCCACGCTGTGGCGCGGCCGGACGAGTTCGGTGGATGGGTTTATCCTGGGCCGCCTGCAATCCGAAACCGGCAACTAA
- a CDS encoding ATP-binding protein, which produces MRQMLVEDHGAPALEPLAAPRAASLLLHFLAVALLVCIAAGATLYLYWAFSNVVSNYRRHMNAAAYEAQHFFDQRESLLRSISASAVRNTNQEPISKTPSHFGKTGQIEVLPLQEGPDAYDWALVLTPRDLRRVAQANTRIVYSAVRHASTVPIASHDQPGTPAIPASIQQWLALTLADVQTRAPTNGLPPIVWLHPPQDTVKRLFLFTPLDAVHPEAAWIGLEVHGVDSAVNAPRIGAGDYVLFDELSRPVLRSAGAGATSQALPHTTREDAFGLQGQGWLPEYLVLSKSVGDDGWRLVYYAPMRHVLRDNAIAFQTAAIASLLLIITVILRVRYIRRRLVLPALRQYEALADSVSLNRKLIEVAPVGLCLLRRSDRAVVLSNDMARRWFQGTPGWRTEILSAQGDEAGREHRLNDGRTAYLSFAPTTYRGEAVVLCGISDISALKRIEHSLLQAKRDAEAANQAKTVFLTTMSHEIRTPLYGILGTLELFSLTRVSGQQAQYLETIQQSSATLLRTINDTLDLSRIEAGHTVLERAPFSPVELLNNVVASFAARAHAKGVRSYAVADPDTPAAVIGDATRIRQILDNLANNAIKFTDSGQIVLRLKVNSRTRDSVDLCFQIADTGAGIAPEHQARLFEPYYQVDADNCVTLPGTGLGLSICRSLSDMMNGRLNAVSEPGLGTSITFEIRLPLAPEALDAPSLELAGTLVYVQGAVPEIVHNLCDWLRRWGAVGLPYPAGGVTSGEPAVLVQAWPHAQKIGNWIGPQVILHPPGLRPRVEDSHRNWFASAYSLGSFNHAVRLAQGGAARSTAFDPKAPLEVLGLRILVTEDNPISQLILREQLEHMGCTVVLAGNGQEALNLPDLMTFDAVLTDLNMPLVDGYELTRILRKRGFDKPVLGVTANAFPDEQRRGINAGMTSLLVKPLPLTVLRQTLQSVKELRS; this is translated from the coding sequence ATGCGTCAAATGCTGGTAGAAGACCATGGCGCTCCCGCCCTAGAACCCCTTGCCGCGCCGCGCGCCGCCTCGCTGTTACTGCACTTTCTTGCAGTGGCGCTGCTCGTCTGTATCGCGGCGGGCGCTACCCTGTACCTGTACTGGGCGTTCAGCAACGTGGTGTCCAACTACCGGCGCCACATGAACGCCGCCGCCTACGAAGCCCAGCATTTTTTCGACCAGCGCGAATCCCTGCTGCGCTCGATATCCGCGTCGGCGGTGCGCAACACCAACCAAGAACCCATCAGCAAGACCCCGTCGCATTTCGGCAAGACGGGGCAGATCGAAGTGCTGCCGCTTCAAGAAGGCCCGGACGCCTACGATTGGGCGCTGGTCCTGACCCCGCGCGACCTGCGCCGCGTGGCACAGGCCAACACGCGCATCGTCTACAGCGCGGTGCGCCACGCCAGCACGGTGCCCATCGCCTCGCACGACCAGCCGGGCACGCCGGCCATTCCCGCGTCCATCCAGCAGTGGCTGGCGCTGACGCTGGCCGACGTGCAGACCCGTGCGCCCACCAACGGCCTGCCGCCCATCGTCTGGCTGCATCCGCCGCAGGACACGGTCAAGCGCCTGTTCCTGTTCACGCCGCTTGATGCGGTACACCCCGAGGCCGCCTGGATCGGCCTGGAAGTCCATGGCGTGGATTCGGCCGTGAACGCGCCGCGCATCGGCGCGGGCGACTACGTGCTGTTCGACGAACTGAGCCGGCCGGTGCTGCGCAGTGCTGGCGCGGGCGCCACCAGCCAGGCCTTGCCGCATACCACCCGCGAAGATGCCTTCGGCCTGCAAGGCCAGGGCTGGCTGCCCGAATACCTGGTGCTGAGCAAATCCGTGGGCGATGACGGGTGGCGCCTGGTTTATTACGCCCCCATGCGCCACGTGCTGCGCGACAACGCGATAGCCTTTCAGACGGCGGCCATTGCCTCGCTGCTGCTGATCATTACCGTGATCCTGCGCGTGCGCTATATCCGCCGGCGCCTGGTGCTGCCCGCGTTGCGCCAATACGAAGCCCTGGCCGATAGCGTGTCGCTTAACCGCAAGCTGATCGAAGTGGCGCCGGTGGGGCTATGCCTGCTGCGGCGTTCGGATCGCGCGGTGGTGTTGTCCAACGACATGGCGCGCCGCTGGTTCCAGGGCACACCGGGCTGGCGCACCGAAATCCTGTCCGCGCAGGGCGATGAAGCCGGCCGCGAACATCGGCTGAACGATGGCCGCACCGCCTATCTCAGCTTTGCGCCCACCACGTACCGGGGCGAAGCGGTGGTGCTGTGCGGCATCAGCGACATTTCTGCGTTAAAGCGCATTGAACATTCCTTGCTGCAAGCCAAGCGCGACGCCGAAGCCGCCAACCAGGCCAAGACGGTCTTCCTGACCACGATGAGCCACGAAATCCGCACCCCGCTCTACGGCATTCTTGGCACGCTGGAACTGTTTTCATTGACTCGCGTCAGTGGCCAGCAGGCGCAGTACCTGGAAACCATCCAGCAATCGTCGGCCACGCTGCTGCGTACCATCAACGACACGCTGGACCTTTCCCGCATCGAGGCTGGCCACACTGTGCTGGAACGCGCGCCTTTTTCCCCCGTTGAACTCTTGAACAACGTCGTGGCCAGCTTCGCGGCGCGCGCGCATGCCAAGGGCGTGCGCAGCTATGCCGTGGCCGACCCGGACACCCCCGCCGCCGTCATCGGCGATGCCACGCGCATTCGCCAGATTCTCGACAATCTTGCCAATAATGCGATCAAGTTCACGGATTCCGGGCAAATCGTCCTGCGCCTGAAGGTCAACAGCCGCACCCGCGACAGCGTCGACCTGTGCTTTCAGATCGCCGACACCGGCGCGGGCATCGCCCCCGAACACCAGGCGCGGCTGTTCGAACCCTACTACCAGGTGGACGCCGACAACTGCGTCACGTTGCCGGGCACGGGGCTGGGCCTGTCCATCTGCCGCAGCCTGTCGGACATGATGAACGGCCGCCTTAACGCCGTCAGCGAACCCGGCCTGGGCACCAGCATTACCTTTGAAATCCGGCTGCCGCTTGCCCCCGAGGCGCTGGACGCCCCGTCGCTCGAGCTCGCGGGCACGCTGGTCTACGTCCAGGGCGCCGTACCCGAAATCGTTCATAACCTCTGCGACTGGCTGCGCCGCTGGGGCGCGGTCGGCCTGCCCTACCCCGCCGGCGGCGTCACGTCGGGCGAGCCAGCAGTGCTGGTGCAAGCGTGGCCGCACGCGCAAAAGATCGGTAACTGGATCGGGCCGCAGGTCATTTTGCACCCGCCCGGCCTGCGCCCCCGCGTGGAAGACAGCCACCGCAACTGGTTCGCCAGCGCCTACAGCCTGGGCAGCTTCAACCATGCGGTGCGTCTGGCGCAAGGCGGCGCGGCGCGCAGCACCGCTTTCGATCCCAAGGCGCCGCTTGAAGTCCTGGGCCTGCGGATACTGGTCACGGAAGACAACCCCATCAGCCAATTGATCCTGCGCGAACAACTTGAGCACATGGGTTGCACGGTGGTGCTGGCCGGCAACGGCCAGGAAGCGCTGAACCTGCCCGACCTGATGACGTTTGACGCCGTCCTGACTGACTTGAACATGCCGCTGGTCGACGGCTACGAGCTAACCCGCATTCTGCGCAAGCGCGGCTTTGACAAGCCCGTGCTTGGGGTCACGGCCAACGCGTTTCCCGACGAGCAGCGTCGCGGCATCAATGCCGGCATGACCAGCCTGCTGGTCAAGCCGCTGCCGCTGACGGTCCTGCGCCAAACGCTGCAATCGGTTAAAGAACTCCGGAGTTGA
- a CDS encoding EAL domain-containing protein: MLSVYKVLVLDDHAFQCAQMRGLFLEAGFDHVDMANSAQEALEKFRTHSYQLVLMDLNMPGMDGVQFIHELARLQCNPMLAITTACSRRIMNSVSLMAKEKGLSVIAAYTKPVTREHALALAKRLRNPQQGGVASPTLCAPPAPLFDRRTLEKALAAGQIQAWFQPKKALATGNIVGAEALARWHHQEFGFMLPASFLGAVRHHGLDHALLIRMLDDALTAYIGWRDQGFRMPVSVNLPTRLLDEPDLPDQLYNLVADRGVPFEDVTFELLEDETTSIPGHYYMGASRLRLKGFGLAQDDFGKGYNSMYTLISTPFTELKIDRAFVNGAAQDHVRAAALLSSVQLGRQLGLQVTAEGVESTKDLEFLREIGCDFAQGFLISAAVNAHDFTDLLADEPRPYATHPL, from the coding sequence ATGTTATCCGTGTACAAGGTCTTGGTCCTGGACGACCATGCTTTCCAATGCGCGCAAATGCGTGGCCTGTTCCTTGAGGCCGGCTTCGACCATGTGGACATGGCGAATTCGGCGCAAGAGGCCCTGGAGAAATTTCGGACGCATTCTTACCAGCTGGTGTTGATGGACCTGAACATGCCCGGCATGGATGGCGTGCAGTTCATCCATGAGCTGGCTCGCCTGCAATGCAACCCGATGCTGGCCATCACCACCGCCTGCTCGCGCCGCATCATGAACAGCGTCAGCCTGATGGCCAAGGAAAAGGGCCTGTCGGTGATTGCCGCCTATACCAAGCCCGTCACGCGCGAACACGCGCTGGCCTTGGCCAAGCGGCTGCGCAACCCGCAACAGGGCGGCGTAGCGTCGCCCACGCTGTGCGCGCCACCCGCCCCGCTATTCGACCGGCGCACGCTGGAAAAGGCCTTGGCTGCCGGCCAGATCCAGGCGTGGTTCCAGCCCAAGAAAGCGCTGGCCACCGGCAACATCGTCGGCGCCGAGGCGCTGGCCCGATGGCATCACCAGGAATTCGGCTTCATGCTGCCCGCGTCATTCCTGGGCGCGGTGCGGCATCACGGCCTGGACCACGCCCTGCTTATCCGGATGCTGGACGACGCCTTGACGGCCTATATCGGATGGCGAGACCAGGGCTTCCGAATGCCGGTTTCCGTCAATTTGCCTACCCGGCTGCTGGACGAACCGGACTTGCCCGACCAGCTTTACAATCTGGTCGCGGATCGGGGTGTGCCGTTCGAAGACGTGACGTTCGAACTGCTGGAAGACGAAACCACCTCGATCCCGGGCCACTACTATATGGGCGCCAGCCGGTTGCGCCTGAAAGGTTTCGGTCTGGCGCAGGATGACTTCGGCAAAGGCTACAACTCGATGTACACCTTGATTTCCACGCCGTTCACCGAACTGAAGATCGACCGCGCCTTTGTCAACGGCGCCGCACAAGACCATGTGCGGGCCGCCGCCTTGCTCTCTTCGGTGCAATTGGGCCGCCAATTAGGCCTGCAAGTCACCGCCGAAGGCGTCGAAAGCACGAAAGACCTGGAGTTTTTACGCGAAATCGGCTGTGATTTCGCCCAAGGCTTCCTGATATCCGCCGCCGTCAACGCCCATGACTTCACCGATCTGCTGGCGGACGAGCCCAGGCCGTATGCCACTCACCCGCTTTAG